GGCTGTCAAGGCACTGCGGACAACAAGGTTCATGATCTCGGTGATGGGGGAGCCGCGTTGGTCGGCCGCGTCCTCTCCGGCGTCGCGGACAGCGGGTATTCGTATGAACTGTGTATGCGGGCGGAGGCGCCCGGTTCCGACGTTGGGCCAGCCGAAGAATTGCCCGTCATCGCGAATCCGCTCGCATTCTTCAGGATGTTTGAACTCCCAATCCTTCATCGCGGATTCGGCCGCGTCAGCAGATCTCACGGATGGAAGCGTCGCGTAGCCAGATTCTTGTCGGAGCCGGTCGTACTCTGCTATCCGGTCGCGCTTACCGTCAATCCTCCGGATACTCGCGAAGGCCGCATGTTGGAGACTGGCTCCGAAAAATGACGCAGACTTCTTCCCCGAAATGAGGGAGAACACGCCGACCACCGTGAGCATGTCACCCTCAAGATATGGGGCGAACTTGTCTCGCTCCGCGGAATTGAGGTCGCCATATGAGATCTCTATCTCGATGTCTTGGTCGGCGTCCTCACCATGAAAGTCCGCCTCGGTCAGCGGCGCAGCGCGTTCGTAGAACAATTCCAAGGCGCCGAGAAATGCGGACTTCCCGGTCCCGTTTCTGCCCACTAAAGCCGTAAGGTCTCCAACAGACAACTCAGCATCGAGGATCGACCGGAAGTTCTTGACTCGGAGATGCCGTATCCGCATAACGCCCTACAGAATCTCGGTGGTCGGGTACTTGTTCCGAATGTGGCGGTGAAAATGCGAGCCGATCGAATCGGTATTCACGAGAGCCCTGTAGGCCTCCTGAGGGACTTCGGCGTACTGGTACACCCTTCCCCCGCCGAACTCAATCTCGAGAATCGCGCTGTCAGCGTCGTAGCCAACAGACACGAGATTGCTGGAACTCACAGGACTGCGCCTCACGACAGACCTCCAAACACGAAACGCACAAAATACAGGCCCATTTGCGCTCACAGAAAATGATGCGACCCATGTGGGGGCACCTGACCGACGGACAACGAAGACTGCATGGTCCTGCCAACGGTGCCGACCAATTCGCAGCAGGTCGGATGGCCAACAGTGTCGGCAAGGCTGACCGATCGGGTTTTCCGGTGGCAATAGCGAGCGCGGAGAGCACCGGCTCGGGCGGCTGTTTGCGAATCCAGAGGCATCGGATTGGCCAAGCCGAACTGCACGAGGTTCACGAAGACTGCCTCTGGATCGACCTCATCGAGTCGGACCCGGCGGTCGACCACCTCGGACATCCCCAGCGGCGTCAGCCACGCTGGCAATAGCGATTCCAACAGTTGTCTCGTCTCATCGGCTACCGGCTCGTCGCGCAACAAGCCGATTACGAGATAGGCATCAAGGACGATCACGTTCGGGGTTCACGGGCCGCTTCGCGAACCTCTTCGTAGCGGGCGTCCTCTTCTGGGTCCATACGACGCATTTCATCGGTTGAAGGCCCCTTGCCGGGATACCTGCCCATTAGATCCCTGAATGGGTCGTCTGACATCGGCTGCATCGCGATGTAGTCGCCCATATCGGCGATCACTATCCGTTCTGTGATCCATTGCCCAGCCTTCCACCGGGCTCGGACTTCAGCAGGGATGGAGACCTGTCCGTTGGCCGACACTTTCATCACATATCCGAGCGGCATCGATTTGTCCTTCTGTGTTCTCTGAATGGCTCATTTCACAATATGGCTAGGTTCGCTGAGCGCGCGATTGCTTTTACAAGAGGGTTGGTTAGCGCTGGCAACCCTGCGGGTCAGTTGTACTTGTAGACGCGGGCGGCGTTGGCGTAGAGGACTTTTTCGGTGTCGGTCTCGGTCATGTCGTGCACCAGCTCGGCGATGATCTTGCGGCTGTCGGGCCACAGGGTCACCGAGTGGGGGTAGTCAGACGACCACATGGACATATTCACCAGGGTCTGGTTGCCGCCGGCCATCTGCATGTGGCCGTTGTGGTCGTCGAGGCCGGTGACGAACACGTTGGTGCCCAGGTAGCTGCTGGGATCGCGCTCCATGGGCGAGTCGGACCAGGCCGATTGGGTGCTGTACTCGTCGTCCATGGTCTGGTACCAGAACGGCACCCAGCCGTAGTTCACCTCGGCGGCCACCACTTTGAGGTTGGGGTGGCGGTCGAAGATGCCGGCGAAGATCATGTAGGTGAGCGGGCGCACCGCGCTGAAGAACCGGTTGACGATGCCGGGGACCGACACGTTCTGCTCCACCAGTTCGTCCCAGTCGCTATCGGGCGGCTTGCCCCCGAAGGTGCGGTGGAAGGTGACCGGCACGTCCAGCTCCGAGCACGCCTTCCACAGCGGCTCGTAGTACGAGTCGTTGTAGGGCCGGGTGGGTATGCCGGGGATGAACAGCCCCTTGGCTCCCTTCGCCAGCACCCGGTCGACCTCGGCCAGGGTGGTCTCCATGCCGTCCTCGGTGGGCAGCATGGGCAGGCCCCGCAGCCGGTCGGGCGCCGCCCCCTGGAACTCGTCCAGCACCCAGTCGTTGTAGCTGCGCATGCAGGCCACCGCCAGGCCCCGGTCGGGCTCCAGGTAGGTGAAGATGGAGTTGGCCGGGTACACCACCGACCCCCACACGCCGTCGATGTCCATGTCGGCGCAGTGGGCGGTGCCGTCGTAGTTGCCCGGCATGATCTCCTCGAACTTCATGCCCGAGAGCTTGTAGTCCTCCTTGGCCACCCCGGCCATGGCCTCGATGCCGAAGCTGCGCTTGGGCGGCCCGCCGTCGAACGACCAGCCGTCGCCCCCGTCGGGCGTGGGCATCATGCGAGGGATGCGGTCCTTGTACTCCTCGGGCACCCGCTCGAACACGTGGGGCGGCTCGTTTATGTGGCAATCGGCCGAGATGACTTTCACGGCCAAAACGCTAGTTCCCGACTGGGGTTTCGTGCAGCGGCGGGGTTCGCCGTCTGTAACCGCTTGGCCCGGCGCGGGTACCGTGGCTGTTCAATGAGCACAGGGATGCGCCGCCCGCACGAGCTGGACTACGACGCCATCGAGCGCCTGTTCCCGCCGCCGCCGGAGTACTTCGAGACCACCTTCTTCGAAGACCCCGACACCATTGCTCGCAAGCAACTCCTGCGCCTCCAAGACCGGGCTCAGCGGGCCTGGCAGGTGCCGTTCTTCCGCAAGCGCTGGGAGGCGGCCGGCTTCCACCCCGACCAGCTCCACACCGTCGACGACCTTTGGAAGGCCCCGGCCTACACCGTGGACGACATCCGGGCCTCCATCAACGAGAACCCCCCGCTGGGCGATTACCAGAGCATTGGTTTGGAAGACGCCCGCAACGAGCCCATGCGGCTGTATGTGTCGGGCGGGACCACCGGGCGGTCCCGGCCCACCCTCTACACCGCCTGGGACCGGGAGGTGGGGGCCATCACCATGGCCCGAGCCCTGTACGCCGAGGGGATCCGCCCCGGAGACGTGGTTATCAACGCCTGGGCCTACTCCACCCATAACGGCGCCCACGCCTTCGACGAGGCGCTCTACCGCTGGCTCAACTGCGTGGTTCTGACCACCGGGACCGGCAATGTGACCTCCACCCGCAAGCAGGTGGAGCTGGCCCACGAGTACGGGGCGGCCGCCATTTTGACCACCGGCGACTACATGCTGAAGATGGCCGAGACCGCGGTGGAGATGGGCCTTGACCCCAAGGCCGACTTCAACATCCGGGCCTTGCCCGGCGGCCACATCGGCGACGCCGAGCGGGTCAAAGAGGTGTGGGGGGTGACCCCGGCCCAGCCCTACGGGTTCCACGAGGTGCAGAACGTGGCCATCGA
The sequence above is a segment of the bacterium genome. Coding sequences within it:
- a CDS encoding KTSC domain-containing protein, with protein sequence MSSSNLVSVGYDADSAILEIEFGGGRVYQYAEVPQEAYRALVNTDSIGSHFHRHIRNKYPTTEIL
- a CDS encoding AbrB/MazE/SpoVT family DNA-binding domain-containing protein; protein product: MPLGYVMKVSANGQVSIPAEVRARWKAGQWITERIVIADMGDYIAMQPMSDDPFRDLMGRYPGKGPSTDEMRRMDPEEDARYEEVREAAREPRT
- a CDS encoding amidohydrolase family protein; amino-acid sequence: MKVISADCHINEPPHVFERVPEEYKDRIPRMMPTPDGGDGWSFDGGPPKRSFGIEAMAGVAKEDYKLSGMKFEEIMPGNYDGTAHCADMDIDGVWGSVVYPANSIFTYLEPDRGLAVACMRSYNDWVLDEFQGAAPDRLRGLPMLPTEDGMETTLAEVDRVLAKGAKGLFIPGIPTRPYNDSYYEPLWKACSELDVPVTFHRTFGGKPPDSDWDELVEQNVSVPGIVNRFFSAVRPLTYMIFAGIFDRHPNLKVVAAEVNYGWVPFWYQTMDDEYSTQSAWSDSPMERDPSSYLGTNVFVTGLDDHNGHMQMAGGNQTLVNMSMWSSDYPHSVTLWPDSRKIIAELVHDMTETDTEKVLYANAARVYKYN